The stretch of DNA GTGCTCCAGAACTTCGCCGCTCATGCCATCAGCGAGAACGGCGACACCTTCGGGGCGGTCGAGGGATGAGAACAGCGTCTCATGGCCTTCCACGGAGGGGTAAAGCGCCTCGATGAAGGTCCCGAACCCGTTGTTGGTCCGCTGCTCGCCGGTCCAGCGCTCGCGCGCGGCCGGAAACCAGCGATCGAATGTTTGAGGGTCGTCCCAATAAGCCACCGTGACGACGTTGGTGAAACTGGCCTCGTCGACATAGCTCGCGCGGTCCCAATGCGATGGACCATCGGCGGTTGCGAAATCCGACGCGAGCCGGATCAACGCCTGTTCCGCGTCGACCGGCAGCGCGCCGCGGGTCTGGATGCCGAAATAGGCCATCACCACCCGCGTCACGCTTGGTTTGTGCCGCGCCACGAAGGACGGGTAGGGCGGCGCATAATCATCGCCGACCCGGCGGTGATGCGTTCGTGCGGTTTGCAGATGCGAGGGGATTGCGGATTCCATCGGCCTGCTCCTTGTCTGAATTGAAGCGCGTCAGGCCTGCAGCCTGATTTCGCTCATGATCTCGGCATCGACGGGAAGCGAGAAGTGCTCGACGCGGTTGGCGCGCGTGGTGTTGAGCAACAGCCGCGTGACGTCCGGCCGCGAATAATGCCCGGCCGGATCGGCGGCGTTCTTTGCCACCCCGATCATGCCGAGATCGATATCGGCGTACAAAATGCCTTCCTGGTCGGGCGGCAGTTTCTCGGCCAGCGGACTGCCGTCCGGCCCGTAGATTACCGCGTGGCCGCCGCCGGCATGCAGGAAGGCGTGCTTTTCGGGGGAGTCGCAGAGCTCGTCGATCATCGCCTGCGAGACGACGGCGCAGGGGCCGAGGAAGAAGCACGAGCCTTCGACCGCATAGACCTTGCTGGCGGCGTTGTTGACCTCATGGCCAAGCGCATGCGCGAACGGGTCGTACAGCGAAAAGCTCGGCCAGGCGCCGACATGCACCTGCTCGTTCTGGGCATACATCGCGTATTTCGACAGCGGCTGCAGGTGCTCCCAGCAGCACAGCGCGCCGAGCCGTCCGACGTCGGCGCGATCGTGAACCGCGAGATCGCTGCCGTCGCCTTCGCCGAACACGGTGCGTTCGGCATGGGTCGGCCGCAGCTTTCTGCGCTTGGCGATGGTCTCGCCGTCGGGCCCGATCAGCCATTGCGCGATATAGAGACTGCCGCCGTCGCGTTCCGACAGTCCGAGCACCGCGGTCAGCTTGGCGCGTTTCACGGCTTGGCGGATCTTTTCCGCCTGTGGGCTTTCGAAGGCGAGCGAATTGTCGAAATAGCGCTGCACAAAGCCGCGGCCGATCGCCCAGGCGGGCGCGCCGAGCCAGATCTGCCACGGATATCCGGGAATGAAGGTTTCGGGAAACGCGATCAGCTT from Bradyrhizobium sp. AZCC 1693 encodes:
- a CDS encoding carbon-nitrogen hydrolase family protein, giving the protein MGLVHQKYKVAVVQAAPVFLDLDATVDKTIALIEEASAKGAKLIAFPETFIPGYPWQIWLGAPAWAIGRGFVQRYFDNSLAFESPQAEKIRQAVKRAKLTAVLGLSERDGGSLYIAQWLIGPDGETIAKRRKLRPTHAERTVFGEGDGSDLAVHDRADVGRLGALCCWEHLQPLSKYAMYAQNEQVHVGAWPSFSLYDPFAHALGHEVNNAASKVYAVEGSCFFLGPCAVVSQAMIDELCDSPEKHAFLHAGGGHAVIYGPDGSPLAEKLPPDQEGILYADIDLGMIGVAKNAADPAGHYSRPDVTRLLLNTTRANRVEHFSLPVDAEIMSEIRLQA